TACTCATTATAAAAATAGATTATACCAATTCCGTCTCTACTACTGCCACAATTTCCGCGACTAACTGTTCGATTTCTTCTTTGTCCGGTCCTTCTGCCATAACACGGATCAACGATTCCGTTCCAGATGGACGTACCAAGACACGGCCGTTATCGCCAAGCTTGCGCTCTACAGCCGCTACAGCTTCCTCGATTGCGGCATTCCCTGCATACTTGCTCTTATCCTGTACACGGACATTTACAAGCACCTGCGGATACTTCTTCATCACCTTCTTCAACTCGCTTAGCGGTTGACCAGAAGCCAGCAGTGTGTCTGCCAATTGAATGGCTGTCAGAATACCGTCACCAGTCGTATTATGATCGAGGAAAATAACATGCCCGGACTGCTCCCCGCCAAGATTATATCCCCCACGGATCATCTCAGCCATAACATAACGGTCGCCGACCGCAGTCTGTTCCGTATTCAGAGACAGCTTCTTCATAGCCTTGTAGAACCCGAAATTACTCATAACCGTCGAGACGATTGTACCGTCCTTCAGCTTGCCAGCCTGGTTCATCGCATGTCCGCAGATGCAGAGAATATAGTCTCCGTCTACTTCCTCGCCATGCTCATCTATTGCAATCAGACGATCGGCATCCCCGTCAAAGGCCAGACCAATATGGGCACCAAGACGTACAACTTCTTCTTTCAAAAGCTCAGGATGCGTCGAGCCGCAATGATCATTAATGTTAAGTCCGTTCGGTTCGGCACCAATTGTATGGACCTCAGCGCCAAGCTCTCTGAACAGTCTTGGAGCTAGCTCATAGGCTGCACCATTCGCACAATCAAGAACAACCTTCAAGCCTTCAAAGGAGTGGCTAATCGTCTTCTTCAAGTGCTCCAAATATTTTAGCTTGGAATCATAATCCACCGTAACCGAACCGAGCCCGTCGCCGATAGGACGAGGAAGCTCATCTGTCTCTTTATCCAAGAGTTCCTCAATCTTCAGTTCCGTCTCATCCAACAGCTTGAAGCCGTCGCTACCAAAGAACTTGATCCCGTTGTCCTCTACCGGATTATGCGATGCTGAGATCATAACCCCTGCATCCGCCTCGAGCATCCGAGTTAATAGAGCAACCGCTGGTGTAGTGACTACGCCGAGCCGAACGACATCCGCACCAATCGACAACAGACCGGCGACCAGAGCCGATTCCAGCATAACGCCGGAGATCCGCGTATCCATACCTATAACTACCTTCGGCTTAGCTGCCTGGCCTGTCAGTACATACCCGCCACAGCGGCCAATTCGATATGCTAATTCAGCTGTGAGTTCCTGATTTGCTATTCCTCTTACTCCATCCGTTCCAAAATACTTCCCCATGATTTTCACTCCTCTAGTAATTTGTGAAGCCTATAATTAACCCCCACTATCGCTTTCACTGTTATTCCCTATGTTCGATTCTGTAGCTCCGCTATCCCCTGTACCATTCGACGGTCCCGTATCGGTCCCATCCGTATTATGACTTGGCGGCCCTTCAGGATCTGTCGTAGCCGGATGCGAATCTTTCTCTGTCAACTCCACTTCGATCTCAAGCGCTGTTCCCGATTCTACCAATTTCACATAATTCGGCAACGTTACCTTTAAGGGCACGGAATGTATACCCGCGCCCATTTTAGATAAGTCAGCCTCAAGTGTGATGTCCTTCACTTTCAGTCCACTAAGCTGCTCACTCGTACCCATGACCGTCAGAGAGAGCTTCTTGTCAGAGGGCTGTATGAATCTAGCTGTGAGATTTGCGCCCAGATTAGTTAGCGAGATCGGTATATTATCGATTACCTTCTGTGAAGCCGACTCAACCTTGATCGTCACTTGCACAGAACTAGGCTCGATTTTCTCAAATCCTTCAGGCGGAGTCAAGTTCACCGTATATTTCGTTTCTGGGTTACCATTATAATTATTCAAATTAACGGTGACTGGATAAGCCGTAATCTTCTCCATAGCCTCTTTTGGCCCGTATACGACAACCCCTTTCACATCTGTATCGACACCAGCCAGTACATACCCCTCCGGAAGCTGCCCTGATTGGCGCACCTCCAATGGAATATTCTTATACGTCTTATTAAAAGGGATATCGACATCGACGGATTCCGGGGAAATCTCCGCGTTTCTCATCACTTCACCCTGTTTGTCATAGGCTACTAGCTTCACGGATTTTCCTTTGAGAGAATCATTC
The window above is part of the Paenibacillus lutimineralis genome. Proteins encoded here:
- the glmM gene encoding phosphoglucosamine mutase; translation: MGKYFGTDGVRGIANQELTAELAYRIGRCGGYVLTGQAAKPKVVIGMDTRISGVMLESALVAGLLSIGADVVRLGVVTTPAVALLTRMLEADAGVMISASHNPVEDNGIKFFGSDGFKLLDETELKIEELLDKETDELPRPIGDGLGSVTVDYDSKLKYLEHLKKTISHSFEGLKVVLDCANGAAYELAPRLFRELGAEVHTIGAEPNGLNINDHCGSTHPELLKEEVVRLGAHIGLAFDGDADRLIAIDEHGEEVDGDYILCICGHAMNQAGKLKDGTIVSTVMSNFGFYKAMKKLSLNTEQTAVGDRYVMAEMIRGGYNLGGEQSGHVIFLDHNTTGDGILTAIQLADTLLASGQPLSELKKVMKKYPQVLVNVRVQDKSKYAGNAAIEEAVAAVERKLGDNGRVLVRPSGTESLIRVMAEGPDKEEIEQLVAEIVAVVETELV
- a CDS encoding YbbR-like domain-containing protein, producing MDKWLSHNNIVKIIALVFSIILWAMVHIDSGTTIVTTTPDLKPKAINNVNIQVTGFDTDRYVLYDLNPDKVRLEVKGRKTDLTTNFSNYKVKLNLKDVGPGTFTLPLTTELPPGVQAVSIDPAYVKVTIEEKRTKEIPVSIITKGVPEKGFEVGTPISTLEMVKVTLPESEIDDLQKVQGIVDITGLNDSLKGKSVKLVAYDKQGEVMRNAEISPESVDVDIPFNKTYKNIPLEVRQSGQLPEGYVLAGVDTDVKGVVVYGPKEAMEKITAYPVTVNLNNYNGNPETKYTVNLTPPEGFEKIEPSSVQVTIKVESASQKVIDNIPISLTNLGANLTARFIQPSDKKLSLTVMGTSEQLSGLKVKDITLEADLSKMGAGIHSVPLKVTLPNYVKLVESGTALEIEVELTEKDSHPATTDPEGPPSHNTDGTDTGPSNGTGDSGATESNIGNNSESDSGG